A DNA window from Novosphingobium sp. RL4 contains the following coding sequences:
- a CDS encoding DUF2141 domain-containing protein, whose product MNAPAFIVLLAAALIPSTPDLGKAEGRCRPNESGPAFVVEPVGLKDRSGRLRLEVYPANEKDFLADDNVLVSAGKTFRRVEAALPPSGVPSLCIRVPAPGTYAVSLLHDRDDDRKFDWKIDGIGFSGNPKLGWGKPNVRKASAAAGTGLTSLRIVMNYRSGLGVAPLQAKVLSK is encoded by the coding sequence ATGAACGCACCGGCCTTCATCGTGCTGCTTGCCGCCGCCCTCATTCCCTCCACGCCCGATCTGGGCAAGGCCGAAGGCCGGTGCCGGCCGAACGAGAGCGGTCCAGCCTTCGTCGTCGAGCCCGTGGGCCTCAAAGACAGGAGCGGCAGGCTCCGGCTGGAGGTCTACCCCGCCAACGAGAAAGACTTCCTTGCCGACGACAACGTCCTCGTCAGCGCCGGGAAGACCTTCCGCCGCGTCGAGGCGGCGTTGCCTCCCAGCGGCGTCCCGAGCCTTTGCATCCGTGTGCCCGCGCCCGGCACTTACGCCGTCAGCCTGCTTCACGACCGCGACGACGACCGCAAGTTCGACTGGAAGATCGACGGTATCGGCTTCTCAGGCAATCCGAAGCTGGGTTGGGGCAAGCCGAACGTGCGCAAGGCGAGCGCCGCCGCCGGCACGGGGCTCACGAGCCTGCGCATCGTCATGAATTACCGCAGCGGGCTCGGTGTCGCGCCCCTTCAGGCAAAGGTCTTGAGCAAATGA
- a CDS encoding efflux RND transporter periplasmic adaptor subunit, whose amino-acid sequence MKRFLARLAPSLATTVLVILAAVIAIWLWRHYEDSPWTRDGRVRADVVRVTPDIGGLVTSVEVKDNQTVKAGDLLFVIDRPRYSLAVEQAQAAVASAQARLGQAQREARRDLALGDLVATETHEQNVAAVATARAALDQALSGLDKAKLDLARTNVHASVNGTVTNLDLHPGDYVAPGNQAMALIDSDSIRVEGYFEETKLPNIHVGSPVTVVLMGEERPLKGVVESIAAGINDTTRTDSRNLLPSVDATFTWVRLAQRIPVRVRLTEVPKGVNLISGRTATVTIEQPGAGTRGRTKAPSQRQVQAAPSAPAVEATQ is encoded by the coding sequence ATGAAGCGCTTTCTTGCCCGGCTCGCGCCCAGCCTTGCCACCACTGTCCTCGTCATTCTTGCCGCCGTGATCGCGATCTGGCTCTGGCGCCATTATGAGGACAGTCCCTGGACCCGCGACGGCCGCGTCCGTGCCGACGTCGTGCGCGTCACGCCCGACATCGGCGGCCTCGTCACTTCGGTGGAGGTGAAGGACAACCAGACGGTCAAGGCTGGCGACCTGCTGTTCGTGATCGACCGCCCGCGCTATTCGCTGGCCGTGGAGCAGGCGCAGGCGGCAGTAGCAAGCGCCCAGGCCCGGTTGGGACAGGCCCAGCGCGAGGCCAGGCGCGACCTGGCGCTTGGCGATCTCGTGGCCACCGAAACCCATGAGCAGAACGTCGCCGCCGTCGCCACGGCCCGCGCTGCGCTCGACCAGGCGCTCAGCGGGCTAGACAAGGCCAAGCTCGACCTTGCCCGCACCAACGTGCACGCTTCGGTCAACGGCACCGTGACCAACCTCGATCTGCATCCCGGCGACTATGTGGCGCCCGGCAATCAGGCCATGGCCCTGATCGACAGCGATTCCATTCGTGTCGAAGGCTATTTCGAGGAAACCAAGCTGCCGAACATCCATGTCGGCTCGCCGGTAACTGTCGTGCTCATGGGTGAGGAGCGTCCGCTCAAGGGCGTGGTCGAAAGCATTGCGGCAGGGATCAACGATACGACACGCACCGATTCGCGCAACCTGTTGCCCAGCGTCGATGCCACCTTCACCTGGGTCCGCCTTGCCCAGCGCATTCCCGTGCGCGTGCGCCTAACCGAAGTACCCAAGGGCGTGAACCTGATTTCCGGCCGCACGGCGACCGTTACCATCGAACAGCCCGGTGCCGGAACACGCGGCCGCACCAAGGCACCGTCTCAGCGTCAGGTTCAGGCTGCGCCTTCCGCGCCGGCCGTGGAGGCGACGCAGTGA
- a CDS encoding glycosyltransferase: protein MKIVDVCAFYSPHGGGVRTYVEQKLRIGPAMGHEIVILAPGDEDAVIERGPGARIVLVKSPRFPLDRKYWYFNEPERLHAALDAEAPDFVEATSPWRSAGLVADWPGDAPRSLVMHADPLSAYAYRWLGNVFSRETIDRQFSVFWEHLRRHSRRFDHVVCANSDLARRLGEGGVSHTVTIPMGVEGGCFSPAHRDPALRAELLAACELPESAALLLAVGRLAPEKRWPLVIDAVGMASQRTPIGLVMLGEGREQRTILRHIAGNPHVRLFAPERERAAFARIMASADALVHGCEAETFCMTAAEARASGTPVIVPDAGGAADHAAGGAGRTYAAADAQAAAEAILAVVQERPRPAVTARTMDAHFEDLFAAYAACLDKRRKAA, encoded by the coding sequence ATGAAAATCGTCGACGTCTGTGCCTTCTATTCGCCCCACGGCGGCGGCGTACGCACTTACGTGGAACAGAAGCTGCGGATCGGCCCCGCCATGGGCCATGAGATCGTCATCCTTGCCCCCGGGGACGAGGATGCTGTGATCGAACGTGGCCCCGGCGCCCGCATCGTCCTGGTAAAAAGCCCGCGCTTCCCGCTGGACCGGAAGTACTGGTACTTCAACGAGCCCGAGCGGCTCCACGCCGCGCTCGATGCCGAAGCGCCCGATTTCGTGGAGGCGACATCACCCTGGCGGAGCGCCGGGCTCGTGGCGGACTGGCCGGGCGATGCACCGCGCAGTCTGGTCATGCATGCCGATCCGCTGTCCGCCTACGCCTATCGCTGGCTCGGCAACGTCTTCTCTCGCGAGACCATAGACCGGCAGTTCTCGGTATTCTGGGAGCACCTGCGCCGCCACAGTCGCCGGTTCGATCACGTCGTCTGCGCCAACAGCGATCTTGCAAGGCGGCTTGGCGAAGGCGGCGTATCGCATACCGTGACGATCCCGATGGGTGTCGAGGGAGGCTGCTTCTCACCCGCTCACCGCGACCCTGCGCTTCGGGCCGAATTGCTCGCGGCCTGCGAACTGCCGGAGAGCGCCGCGCTCTTGCTGGCGGTTGGCCGTCTCGCACCCGAAAAGCGCTGGCCGCTGGTGATCGATGCTGTGGGCATGGCAAGCCAGCGGACGCCAATCGGCCTCGTCATGCTGGGCGAAGGCCGCGAGCAGCGCACGATCCTGCGTCACATCGCCGGCAATCCGCATGTCCGCCTCTTTGCACCCGAGCGCGAGCGCGCGGCATTCGCCCGCATCATGGCGAGTGCCGATGCCCTGGTGCACGGCTGCGAGGCGGAGACCTTCTGCATGACAGCTGCAGAGGCCCGTGCAAGCGGCACTCCGGTGATCGTCCCGGACGCGGGCGGCGCGGCGGACCATGCAGCAGGAGGCGCGGGCCGGACTTATGCCGCCGCCGATGCGCAGGCCGCAGCCGAAGCGATCCTCGCCGTCGTGCAGGAGCGGCCCCGCCCTGCGGTCACCGCAAGGACCATGGACGCCCACTTCGAAGACCTGTTCGCGGCTTATGCAGCCTGCCTCGACAAGCGCCGCAAGGCAGCTTGA
- a CDS encoding efflux transporter outer membrane subunit has translation MRNRVSLLVPALLAPALLGPALLAGCATAGPDYAPPENSVASAPAANGPFVSGQGQAFSQAELPDRWWRLYDDPRLDGLVEQALAANANIRAADANLRKADAVIREYTGQKTLATTIGADADLERDYSTTSAGTNMPGVLTYDLGLTLSYPLDLNGKIKRAIESSLADREAVEAARDAVRISVAAATTKAYADVCAANYQIATVQRVITLQQQTLDATGRLQRGGRGTAFDVSRARTAVESSRANLPAFQAKRQSALYLLATLLGRAPADYPREVEGCATLPRLSQPMPVGDGAALIRRRPDIRQAERTIAGDTARIGVATADLYPTVSIGGGIINDGKLENIGKTHSFGFSLGPLLSWSFPNRPIIHARIDAANAQVEADIAKFDQTVLDALRGTETALETYARDADRTDALGRASDSAGLSAQQAGKLFRFGRSDFLNLLSAQGALATAQVNHAAAEAALVDDQIAVFLALGGGWQQSQ, from the coding sequence ATGAGGAACCGCGTTTCGCTTCTGGTCCCCGCGCTTCTGGCCCCCGCGCTTCTGGGCCCTGCGCTTCTGGCGGGCTGCGCCACGGCCGGGCCCGACTATGCGCCGCCTGAAAATTCGGTGGCCAGTGCGCCTGCGGCCAACGGGCCGTTCGTATCCGGGCAGGGGCAGGCATTCTCGCAAGCCGAACTGCCGGACCGCTGGTGGCGGCTCTACGACGATCCTCGGCTTGATGGTCTTGTCGAGCAGGCGCTCGCCGCAAACGCCAATATCCGGGCGGCGGACGCGAACCTGCGCAAGGCGGACGCCGTCATCCGGGAATATACCGGCCAGAAGACGCTGGCCACGACTATCGGCGCCGATGCCGATCTCGAGCGAGACTATTCGACCACTTCGGCCGGGACCAACATGCCCGGCGTGCTGACGTACGATCTGGGATTGACGCTATCCTATCCGCTCGACCTGAACGGCAAGATCAAGCGCGCCATCGAAAGCAGTCTTGCTGACCGCGAAGCGGTGGAGGCGGCGCGAGACGCCGTGCGGATCAGCGTGGCGGCAGCCACGACCAAGGCTTACGCCGATGTCTGCGCGGCCAATTATCAGATCGCGACAGTCCAGAGAGTCATCACCCTGCAACAGCAGACCCTGGATGCGACCGGACGCCTCCAGCGAGGAGGGCGCGGCACCGCCTTCGATGTGAGCCGGGCACGTACCGCGGTAGAAAGCAGCCGGGCCAACCTTCCGGCGTTCCAGGCCAAGCGCCAGTCGGCGCTTTACCTGCTGGCAACCTTGCTCGGCAGGGCACCCGCTGACTATCCAAGGGAAGTCGAAGGCTGCGCTACGCTTCCGCGACTTTCGCAGCCGATGCCGGTGGGCGATGGTGCGGCGCTGATCCGGCGACGTCCGGACATTCGCCAGGCCGAGCGCACGATTGCTGGCGATACGGCGCGCATCGGGGTCGCAACCGCCGATCTTTACCCGACGGTCAGCATCGGCGGCGGGATCATCAACGACGGCAAGCTGGAGAATATCGGCAAGACGCACAGTTTCGGCTTCAGCCTTGGGCCGTTGCTGAGCTGGTCGTTCCCCAATCGCCCGATCATTCACGCGCGGATCGACGCGGCCAACGCCCAGGTCGAAGCCGATATCGCGAAGTTCGACCAGACCGTACTGGACGCCCTGCGCGGCACCGAGACTGCGCTGGAGACTTACGCCCGCGATGCCGACCGGACCGACGCGCTTGGCCGGGCGAGCGACAGCGCAGGTCTTTCCGCGCAGCAGGCGGGCAAGCTGTTCCGCTTCGGTCGCAGCGACTTCCTCAATCTGCTAAGTGCGCAAGGTGCGCTGGCGACGGCGCAGGTCAACCATGCCGCTGCCGAAGCGGCTCTGGTGGATGACCAGATCGCGGTGTTCCTCGCACTTGGCGGGGGGTGGCAGCAGAGCCAGTAG
- a CDS encoding DEAD/DEAH box helicase, with amino-acid sequence MTFSQLPQPLAEALTAHGYENLTPVQAAVAEAEARGRDLVVSAQTGSGKTVAFGIAMGDELLADGSIPYAEAPLALAIAPTRELALQVSRELTWLYASTGARIVTCVGGMDPVRERKQLERGATIVVGTPGRLRDHLERGKLDLSSLRVVVLDEADEMLDMGFREDLEELLDAMPASRRTLLFSATMPRPIEALARRYQTNALRISTVSENRGHGDITYQAVTVAPADVENAVVNLLRLHDAETAILFCATRDNVKHLHSTLTERGFSAVALSGEHSQNERNNALQALRDKRARVCVATDVAARGIDLPSLSLVVHVEIPRDAETLQHRSGRTGRAGKKGTAVIVVPFPRRRRVEGMLRGARIEAEWISAPSPEAIREADRSRLMDKLLAPVEADDEDREIARGLLEKVSPEDLAVALVRAHRASLPQPEELIGNSPEAREARQRPGFDDVVWFTMDVGREQHADPRWILPLLCRRGHVTRNAVGQIRIGADQTHFQIPRDMADQFIRSVERTSHDESGDVENTIRIEVATETPRDIARDRRRDGPQGRGRKPYGREEGGRGGFDGPRHHKPRPTGGPRNDRGGPGGPGAGGKPFHKKPRKSF; translated from the coding sequence ATGACTTTTTCCCAGCTCCCCCAGCCTCTCGCCGAAGCGCTTACCGCGCATGGCTATGAGAATCTGACCCCGGTTCAGGCCGCTGTCGCCGAAGCCGAAGCGCGTGGACGCGACCTCGTGGTTTCGGCGCAGACCGGTTCCGGCAAAACCGTCGCATTCGGCATCGCCATGGGCGACGAACTGCTGGCCGACGGCTCCATTCCTTATGCCGAAGCGCCGCTCGCACTTGCTATCGCGCCCACGCGCGAACTTGCGCTGCAGGTTAGCCGCGAACTGACCTGGCTCTACGCCTCGACCGGCGCTCGCATCGTCACGTGTGTTGGCGGCATGGACCCCGTTCGCGAGCGCAAGCAGCTTGAGCGCGGCGCCACCATCGTCGTTGGCACGCCGGGCCGTCTGCGCGATCACCTCGAACGTGGCAAGCTGGACCTCTCCTCGCTGCGGGTCGTCGTGCTCGACGAAGCGGACGAGATGCTCGACATGGGCTTCCGTGAAGACCTTGAGGAACTGCTCGACGCGATGCCGGCCAGCCGCCGCACGCTGCTGTTCTCGGCTACCATGCCGCGTCCGATCGAAGCGCTGGCCCGTCGCTACCAGACCAATGCCCTGCGCATTTCGACGGTCAGCGAGAACCGCGGCCATGGTGACATCACCTATCAAGCGGTTACCGTTGCGCCGGCCGATGTCGAAAACGCGGTGGTAAACCTGCTTCGCCTTCATGACGCGGAAACCGCGATCCTGTTCTGCGCCACCCGTGACAATGTGAAGCACCTTCACTCCACGTTGACGGAACGCGGCTTCTCGGCCGTGGCGCTTTCGGGCGAGCATTCGCAGAACGAGCGCAACAACGCGCTTCAGGCGCTTCGCGACAAGCGCGCCCGCGTCTGCGTCGCCACTGACGTCGCTGCACGCGGCATCGATCTTCCCTCGCTGAGCCTCGTCGTACACGTCGAGATTCCGCGCGATGCCGAAACGCTCCAGCACCGTTCGGGCCGTACCGGCCGCGCGGGCAAGAAGGGCACTGCCGTCATCGTCGTGCCGTTCCCGCGTCGTCGCCGCGTGGAGGGTATGCTTCGCGGTGCCCGCATCGAGGCCGAGTGGATTTCCGCGCCGAGCCCCGAAGCGATCCGCGAAGCCGATCGCAGCCGTCTGATGGACAAGCTGCTGGCCCCGGTCGAAGCGGACGACGAGGACCGTGAAATCGCGCGCGGCCTGCTTGAAAAGGTGAGCCCGGAAGACCTCGCCGTCGCACTTGTTCGCGCCCACCGCGCAAGTCTGCCGCAGCCCGAGGAACTCATCGGCAACAGCCCGGAAGCCCGCGAAGCGCGCCAGCGTCCCGGTTTCGACGATGTGGTCTGGTTCACGATGGATGTTGGCCGCGAACAGCATGCCGATCCGCGCTGGATCCTGCCGCTGCTCTGCCGCCGTGGTCACGTCACCCGCAATGCGGTCGGCCAGATCCGCATCGGCGCCGACCAGACCCACTTCCAGATCCCGCGGGACATGGCCGACCAGTTCATCCGTTCGGTCGAGCGTACCTCTCATGATGAGAGCGGCGACGTCGAAAACACGATCCGCATCGAAGTCGCGACCGAAACACCGCGCGATATCGCACGCGATCGTCGTCGTGACGGACCGCAGGGTCGTGGCCGCAAGCCTTATGGGCGCGAGGAAGGTGGACGTGGCGGTTTCGATGGCCCGCGTCACCACAAGCCCCGTCCGACCGGCGGTCCGCGCAATGATCGCGGTGGTCCCGGTGGCCCCGGCGCGGGCGGTAAGCCGTTCCACAAGAAGCCGAGGAAGTCGTTCTAA
- a CDS encoding ABC-F family ATP-binding cassette domain-containing protein, with product MLTIRDITVRLGGRTILDQAAATIPKDGKVGLIGRNGAGKSTLVKAIIGELEPDEGSVDMPRRARLGYIAQEAPAGHKTALQAVLDADAERMSLLAEAETCTDPNRLGDLHDRLIAIDAYTGEARAARILVGLGFDEAMQASPLDSFSGGWKMRVALAGLLFSQPDVLLLDEPSNHLDLEATLWLENFLQTYPKTLIVISHERDLLNNVVDHILHLQQGKLTLYPGTYDSFERIRAERAAQAVAARANQDAQRKKLADYVARNSARASTAKQAQSRAKMLARMQPIAAMAEDSSLSFDFPSPDELRPPLVTLDLASVGYVADKPILRRLNLRIDPEDRIALLGRNGNGKTTLARLLARQLEPMEGSLTFSPKIRIGYFTQYQVEELPSDSTPLELMTRAMADKPPVAVRGQLGRFGFSGPRATAGIGTLSGGERARLALALVTRDAPHMLILDEPTNHLDVDAREALVQALNDFAGAVILVSHDRHMVELAADRLVLVDQGTADNYDGSMEDYIDFVLGRNQPKSGDRQGEGKPARKNGTVAREELKALRKKVSETETRMKRIQQQLDALDAVLADPGSAKGDLARLGIGEIGKRRTQAAEDLEVAEAFWFEASEAMDQYMGGNA from the coding sequence ATGCTGACGATCCGTGACATTACCGTTCGCCTTGGCGGGCGCACCATCCTCGACCAGGCCGCTGCCACGATTCCCAAGGACGGCAAGGTGGGCCTGATCGGCCGCAACGGCGCGGGCAAGTCCACGCTCGTCAAGGCGATCATCGGTGAACTGGAGCCCGACGAAGGTTCGGTGGACATGCCGCGCCGTGCCCGTCTGGGCTATATCGCGCAGGAAGCACCCGCGGGGCACAAGACCGCGCTCCAGGCTGTGCTGGATGCCGACGCCGAGCGGATGTCCTTGCTTGCCGAAGCCGAGACCTGCACCGATCCCAACCGCCTGGGCGACCTCCACGACCGGCTTATCGCGATCGACGCCTATACCGGCGAAGCGCGCGCCGCGCGCATTCTCGTCGGCCTCGGCTTCGACGAGGCGATGCAGGCAAGCCCGCTGGACAGTTTCTCCGGCGGCTGGAAAATGCGTGTGGCGCTTGCGGGCCTGCTGTTCTCGCAGCCCGACGTGCTGCTGCTCGACGAACCCTCAAACCACCTCGACCTCGAAGCGACACTCTGGCTGGAGAACTTCCTCCAGACCTACCCCAAGACGCTGATCGTCATCAGCCATGAACGCGACCTGCTCAACAACGTGGTCGATCACATCCTGCACCTGCAGCAGGGCAAGCTGACGCTCTACCCCGGCACTTACGACAGCTTCGAGCGCATCCGCGCCGAACGCGCCGCGCAGGCGGTTGCCGCACGTGCGAATCAGGACGCCCAGCGCAAGAAGCTGGCCGACTACGTTGCCCGCAATTCCGCCCGCGCCTCCACCGCGAAGCAGGCGCAATCGCGCGCCAAGATGCTGGCGCGAATGCAGCCGATCGCGGCCATGGCCGAGGATTCCTCGCTGAGTTTCGATTTCCCGAGCCCGGATGAACTGCGCCCGCCGCTCGTCACGCTCGACCTCGCCTCGGTCGGCTACGTCGCTGACAAGCCGATTCTGCGCCGCCTCAACTTGCGCATCGATCCTGAGGACCGCATCGCCCTGCTCGGCCGCAACGGCAACGGCAAGACCACGCTGGCCCGCCTGCTCGCCCGCCAGCTCGAACCGATGGAAGGTTCGCTCACCTTCTCGCCCAAGATCCGTATCGGCTACTTCACCCAGTATCAGGTGGAGGAACTCCCCTCTGACTCAACCCCGCTCGAATTGATGACCCGTGCCATGGCTGACAAGCCGCCGGTCGCGGTGCGCGGACAACTGGGTCGCTTCGGGTTCTCCGGCCCGCGCGCGACGGCCGGGATCGGCACCCTTTCCGGCGGCGAACGCGCGCGTCTTGCCCTGGCGCTGGTGACGCGCGACGCGCCGCACATGCTGATCCTCGACGAACCGACCAACCACCTCGACGTCGACGCCCGCGAGGCGCTGGTGCAGGCGCTCAACGATTTTGCCGGCGCGGTGATTCTCGTCAGCCACGACCGGCACATGGTCGAACTGGCGGCGGACCGTCTGGTACTGGTCGATCAGGGCACGGCGGACAACTACGACGGCTCGATGGAGGACTACATCGACTTCGTGCTTGGCCGGAACCAGCCCAAGAGCGGCGACAGGCAAGGCGAGGGCAAGCCGGCACGCAAGAATGGCACCGTCGCCCGCGAGGAACTCAAGGCCCTGCGCAAGAAGGTCTCGGAGACCGAAACCCGCATGAAGCGCATCCAGCAGCAGCTTGACGCGCTCGATGCCGTGCTCGCGGACCCCGGCTCCGCCAAGGGCGACCTTGCCAGACTGGGCATCGGCGAGATCGGCAAGCGCCGCACGCAGGCGGCAGAGGATCTGGAAGTGGCCGAAGCCTTCTGGTTCGAAGCCAGCGAGGCCATGGACCAGTACATGGGCGGCAACGCATGA
- a CDS encoding glycosyltransferase → MTDALRILVPLHSPDPGGVERVALGLAAEWDRSGHQVTVVLGRASGCDLSRLPELDYWQIPTRLPTASWETPWMIHSLYSYLVDQGADVLFLPGNTYAVVGAAMRLLLGEHAPPMALKVSNALHRPDMSPWVRHGYGAWLRVQGRMFDRLIGLSEPMAREIRETTRARASQVEVIANPILSRARLARLTRFDRRPGSVWGTRYLTAGRLAPQKNHAMMLRAFARAARPADTLTIAGEGPERGVIENLVRQLGLDGRVFLTGYLGTIDTLLADADVFVLSSDYEGLPGVVVEALAAGLLVLSTNCCVSMECLIEEGRTGLLVQPRDEGAFAAGLTRIRELGGDPDRARDIAARYEVESAARRYLEMMTQLHRQREHNRRRNLGLSAWTGHASRQRTL, encoded by the coding sequence ATGACGGACGCGCTCAGGATTCTGGTGCCGCTGCACAGCCCCGATCCGGGCGGAGTTGAACGCGTGGCGCTGGGGCTCGCTGCGGAATGGGATCGCAGCGGGCACCAGGTGACCGTGGTGCTTGGCCGGGCAAGCGGCTGCGATCTCTCCAGGCTGCCCGAACTGGATTATTGGCAGATCCCCACCCGCCTTCCCACGGCGTCGTGGGAGACGCCCTGGATGATCCACTCGCTATACAGCTACCTCGTCGATCAGGGCGCCGACGTGCTGTTCCTGCCCGGCAACACTTATGCCGTGGTCGGTGCGGCGATGCGCCTGTTGCTGGGTGAACACGCGCCGCCCATGGCGCTCAAGGTCAGCAATGCCCTGCACCGGCCCGACATGTCTCCCTGGGTGCGGCACGGATACGGCGCATGGCTGCGCGTCCAGGGCCGCATGTTCGATCGGCTGATCGGCCTTTCCGAACCCATGGCGCGTGAAATCCGGGAAACGACGCGGGCCAGGGCAAGCCAGGTGGAAGTCATCGCAAACCCGATCCTGTCCCGTGCTCGCCTTGCCCGTCTCACTCGGTTCGACAGGCGACCCGGCTCGGTCTGGGGAACGCGCTATCTCACAGCCGGACGCCTCGCTCCGCAAAAGAACCATGCCATGATGCTGCGCGCCTTCGCACGCGCCGCCCGCCCGGCCGACACCCTCACGATCGCAGGCGAAGGCCCGGAACGCGGAGTCATCGAAAATCTGGTCCGACAGCTCGGCCTCGATGGAAGGGTCTTCCTCACCGGCTATCTTGGAACGATCGATACCCTGCTGGCCGATGCAGACGTTTTCGTGCTGAGTTCCGACTACGAAGGCCTGCCCGGCGTCGTCGTGGAAGCACTGGCGGCAGGTCTGCTGGTACTGTCAACGAACTGCTGCGTCAGCATGGAATGCCTGATCGAGGAAGGTCGCACCGGCCTGCTGGTACAGCCGCGGGACGAAGGCGCGTTTGCCGCAGGGCTCACGCGCATCAGGGAGCTCGGCGGAGACCCCGACCGAGCCCGGGACATTGCCGCGCGCTACGAGGTCGAAAGCGCGGCGCGGCGCTATCTCGAAATGATGACGCAGCTTCACCGCCAGCGCGAACACAACCGCCGCCGCAATCTTGGGCTCAGTGCATGGACGGGGCACGCGTCCCGGCAGCGCACGCTCTGA
- a CDS encoding GreA/GreB family elongation factor, producing MSVAFRRDGDEEHLEPKFEVPIPPGPNLVTAEGVAIIGSRIAGLEALVPTLTEDTALNTAKRDLRYWRKRLATAEEQPAPAGDTVMFGHRVRFTLKGQTREIRIVGHDEADPAKGDLAFTAPLARVLLGSGAGEFVDFNGQEDAIEVLEILA from the coding sequence ATGAGCGTAGCCTTCCGGCGCGACGGTGACGAAGAACATCTCGAACCCAAGTTCGAAGTGCCGATCCCGCCCGGCCCCAATCTCGTGACGGCCGAAGGCGTGGCGATTATCGGTTCGCGGATCGCTGGTCTGGAGGCGCTGGTTCCGACATTGACCGAGGATACTGCTCTCAATACCGCCAAGCGTGATCTGCGCTACTGGCGCAAACGGCTGGCGACAGCCGAAGAGCAGCCCGCGCCCGCCGGCGATACCGTGATGTTCGGTCACCGCGTGCGCTTCACCCTGAAGGGGCAGACGCGCGAAATCCGGATCGTCGGGCATGACGAAGCCGATCCGGCCAAGGGCGATCTCGCCTTCACTGCCCCGCTCGCCCGCGTCCTGTTGGGCTCCGGGGCGGGTGAGTTCGTCGATTTCAACGGACAGGAAGACGCAATCGAGGTCCTCGAAATTCTGGCCTGA
- a CDS encoding DUF1656 domain-containing protein, whose product MRGEVSIDGVFLPTLLVLAVIASVITLVLMRIANVIGFYRLFAYRAAVDLCLYILVLGLLVWASPLIGFRQ is encoded by the coding sequence ATGAGGGGTGAAGTCTCCATCGACGGGGTTTTCCTCCCCACCTTGCTGGTTCTTGCCGTCATTGCCTCGGTCATCACCCTGGTGCTGATGCGCATTGCCAATGTCATCGGTTTCTACCGCCTGTTCGCCTATCGTGCGGCGGTGGACCTGTGCCTCTACATCCTCGTGCTCGGGCTTCTCGTCTGGGCCTCTCCCTTGATCGGTTTCCGCCAATGA